A part of Bacillus horti genomic DNA contains:
- a CDS encoding amidohydrolase family protein has translation MQRRERFEAPLRFFICLLPLVIFSLLGCSISGGGVQEVVVEPWTEYSPKHDPSFVEELRNHRASGQELYEVYWDLPILDIHNHDAANVKAISRWEEYGIDRIVLFGSISEPRAKATDHLTWEHYQREPSRFYPSFAGFPIYEDEGIDIVRENLEKGYLNIGEVAAASTYSPVVANLEWKAQHPNDGNLPQIYELAGQYQVPILLHIDPPTGNPIIHFESAMVQNPDTSFIFAHANAYNSPGNIESLLEKHENLYIDFFAGFTAYNPDSIYTLEDFIPLMEQYPDRFMISTDSGFGISTAQAAKAIFETIDLLSAEAALKVAYQNYEALIERQPPTETQIQTIIELSEKAERFETYQLNKRMANELIFELMELTAGIEE, from the coding sequence ATGCAGAGAAGAGAACGATTTGAAGCACCACTTCGCTTTTTCATTTGTTTACTCCCCCTTGTTATTTTTTCACTATTAGGCTGTTCTATATCTGGAGGAGGAGTTCAGGAAGTTGTTGTTGAGCCTTGGACCGAGTACTCACCGAAGCATGATCCCTCTTTTGTGGAAGAGTTAAGGAATCATAGAGCTTCCGGGCAAGAGTTGTATGAAGTATATTGGGATTTGCCGATCCTAGATATCCATAACCATGATGCAGCTAATGTTAAGGCGATCAGTAGATGGGAGGAATACGGGATAGATCGAATTGTGTTATTTGGTAGCATTTCTGAGCCCCGCGCCAAAGCAACAGATCATTTGACATGGGAGCATTATCAAAGAGAGCCCTCACGCTTCTATCCATCCTTCGCTGGCTTTCCGATTTATGAAGATGAAGGAATAGATATTGTCCGGGAAAATTTAGAGAAGGGATATTTGAATATCGGGGAAGTGGCAGCAGCCTCCACCTATTCACCAGTTGTAGCTAATTTGGAGTGGAAGGCACAGCACCCTAATGACGGTAACCTTCCACAAATATATGAGCTAGCGGGTCAATATCAAGTACCTATTCTGCTTCATATTGATCCTCCTACTGGCAACCCGATCATACATTTTGAATCAGCTATGGTTCAGAATCCTGATACTTCATTTATTTTCGCCCATGCTAACGCGTACAACTCTCCTGGCAATATAGAATCTTTACTAGAAAAACACGAGAATTTATATATTGACTTCTTTGCCGGATTTACCGCCTATAATCCAGATAGTATATATACATTAGAAGACTTTATTCCCCTAATGGAACAATATCCAGATCGATTCATGATCTCAACGGACTCTGGCTTTGGAATAAGCACCGCACAGGCCGCTAAAGCTATCTTTGAAACAATCGATCTCCTCTCCGCTGAGGCAGCCTTAAAGGTAGCCTATCAGAACTATGAGGCATTGATTGAAAGACAGCCACCAACTGAGACTCAAATCCAAACGATTATTGAGCTGTCGGAAAAAGCAGAGAGGTTTGAAACGTATCAATTGAACAAGAGAATGGCAAATGAGTTGATTTTCGAACTGATGGAGTTAACAGCAGGAATAGAAGAATGA
- a CDS encoding endonuclease/exonuclease/phosphatase family protein, with translation MLNKILKILALLVLAPVTLLAIFLAYMTFTDYKPLVQEELTIQNNQHTTLTQGEAFTVTTFNLGYSALDAGQDFFMDGGTNSRGTSKTQVETNLNGIIHTLSDLQSDIFLLQEVDVKSSRSYQVNQVEAIINQLPEHSSTFAYNYKVSWVPVPLTHPMGSVQSGLLTLSSFHSSEQTRFDLPGKESWPVQLFELDRAFIENRFPVDNGKELVLLNLHLSAFDEGGQIRKQQLDFLSEYIRHEVEKGNYMILGGDWNHSLPGTDPSQFPTQQEWPEWLQEFPETFGPADFQWAVDPQIPTVRSMDVAYEVGFNFLAVIDGFFVSPNIQVIEVHTNDLQFEHSDHHPVTAVLVLE, from the coding sequence ATGCTCAATAAAATCTTAAAAATACTAGCTTTGCTTGTCCTAGCACCCGTTACTTTACTTGCTATTTTTCTAGCTTATATGACTTTTACAGATTACAAGCCACTCGTTCAAGAAGAGCTTACGATCCAGAATAACCAACACACGACACTTACGCAGGGAGAAGCCTTCACCGTGACTACCTTTAACTTGGGCTACTCTGCTCTGGACGCAGGGCAGGATTTCTTTATGGACGGTGGAACAAACTCTCGCGGGACTAGTAAGACACAAGTAGAAACGAACCTAAATGGAATCATACATACTCTTAGCGATCTACAATCTGACATCTTCCTGCTTCAGGAGGTGGATGTTAAATCCTCACGTAGCTATCAGGTGAATCAGGTTGAAGCTATAATTAACCAGTTACCTGAACACAGTAGCACTTTTGCCTACAACTATAAAGTATCCTGGGTTCCTGTACCTTTAACTCACCCGATGGGCTCTGTTCAAAGTGGATTGCTAACCCTTTCTTCCTTTCATAGCTCAGAGCAAACTCGCTTTGATCTACCCGGCAAAGAGAGCTGGCCTGTTCAGCTATTTGAACTGGACCGAGCCTTCATAGAAAATAGGTTTCCTGTAGATAACGGCAAGGAGTTGGTCCTGCTTAATCTGCATTTATCTGCATTTGATGAGGGTGGGCAGATTCGTAAGCAGCAGCTTGATTTCCTCTCCGAGTATATTCGACATGAAGTGGAAAAAGGGAATTATATGATTCTAGGTGGAGATTGGAATCATTCACTTCCTGGAACAGATCCAAGTCAATTTCCTACTCAACAGGAGTGGCCAGAGTGGCTACAGGAGTTTCCAGAAACATTTGGTCCCGCTGACTTTCAATGGGCGGTTGATCCTCAAATCCCTACTGTGCGCTCCATGGATGTGGCTTATGAAGTAGGGTTCAATTTCCTTGCTGTGATTGATGGTTTCTTCGTTTCTCCAAACATCCAAGTGATTGAAGTCCATACAAATGATTTGCAATTTGAGCACAGTGATCATCATCCTGTTACGGCTGTTCTTGTTTTGGAATAA
- a CDS encoding AAA family ATPase — MIIWLNGAFGSGKTTCAFELHRRLPNSFVYDPENVGYFIRSNVPREASKPDFQDCEQWRSFNYEMLLYIYQNYKGTMIVPMTITSKLYYEEIIERLANDGVEIKHFILYADKKTLIKRLNKRLERGDSWAKAQIDRCLHSFDHIITEEKIMTDKLAPERVVEEVAGRSGLELEPDRRSKVKKLMDRALVLIKHIR; from the coding sequence ATGATAATTTGGCTGAATGGAGCGTTTGGTTCTGGTAAAACAACCTGTGCCTTTGAGTTACACCGTAGATTACCTAATTCCTTTGTTTATGACCCTGAGAATGTAGGTTATTTTATAAGAAGTAACGTACCTAGGGAAGCAAGTAAGCCTGATTTTCAGGACTGTGAGCAATGGCGCTCCTTTAATTACGAAATGCTATTATATATCTATCAAAACTACAAAGGTACAATGATTGTACCAATGACGATTACCAGTAAGCTGTATTATGAAGAAATTATTGAAAGACTAGCTAACGATGGTGTTGAAATCAAGCATTTTATTCTATACGCTGATAAAAAGACGCTCATCAAGAGGCTAAACAAGCGGCTTGAGCGAGGTGACTCTTGGGCTAAAGCCCAAATTGATCGCTGTCTCCATTCGTTTGATCATATCATTACGGAAGAGAAGATCATGACAGATAAGCTGGCTCCGGAGCGTGTAGTGGAAGAGGTTGCAGGTAGAAGTGGACTGGAGCTAGAGCCCGATAGGCGGTCAAAAGTAAAGAAACTAATGGACAGGGCGCTCGTATTAATCAAGCACATTCGCTAG
- a CDS encoding zinc ribbon domain-containing protein YjdM produces the protein MSTLPNCPSCSSAYTYEDGSLFICPECAHEWTMAEDGVKSEETNVVRDANGNILQDGDSVTVIKDLKVKGSSTVVKMGTKVKNIRLVDGDHDIDCKIDTHGAMKLKSEFVKKI, from the coding sequence ATGTCAACTTTACCTAACTGCCCATCATGTAGCTCAGCTTACACTTATGAGGATGGGAGCCTTTTCATTTGCCCAGAATGTGCCCACGAGTGGACAATGGCTGAGGACGGTGTGAAATCGGAAGAGACAAACGTCGTCCGAGATGCAAACGGAAATATTCTGCAGGATGGAGATTCTGTAACGGTCATTAAAGACTTGAAAGTAAAGGGAAGCTCTACCGTCGTAAAAATGGGTACAAAGGTTAAAAATATACGCTTAGTTGATGGCGATCACGATATAGATTGTAAGATTGATACTCATGGAGCGATGAAACTAAAGTCTGAGTTTGTGAAAAAAATCTAA
- a CDS encoding saccharopine dehydrogenase NADP-binding domain-containing protein: MQRVMVVGASGVLGRLISQELLRQFQEIQLVVSDYKRDRGERLAASLGDGVSFSFVDVQDQSSILQAVKQVDIVIVAIEQEEPHIQEACINHKVLCIDVTVASKFIQKVQKLDQAAKKQGVGSIVMSGFIPGLSGVMVKEAISSFTEIKEVHVGLLQNTNAKTGASGIIDMLKIISQDVYTSHELHAKSTVPGFTVKRKMVFEKRVDHANPSVQREVRLIEHTERQELKKWLGIEHVYFWTAWNKSSFNILMSVLKRMGIVSLLTRLKNRAIVSKMSKHDPNQPEHAYLSVEVQGFVNRKPKVKTVALSTFSDYHTTAIFTAALAILAGKQEILGVTFPFQVVDMNRILSQMQEKEIVLEMNME; encoded by the coding sequence ATGCAGAGAGTCATGGTTGTGGGGGCATCGGGTGTTCTAGGTCGTCTAATTAGCCAAGAGTTACTTAGGCAATTTCAAGAGATTCAGTTAGTCGTTAGTGATTATAAGCGTGACAGAGGAGAGCGACTCGCAGCTTCGTTGGGAGATGGAGTTTCGTTCAGTTTTGTTGATGTTCAAGATCAGTCTAGCATCTTACAGGCCGTCAAGCAGGTGGATATAGTCATCGTTGCTATTGAACAGGAAGAACCACATATTCAAGAAGCCTGCATAAATCATAAAGTACTCTGCATAGATGTAACGGTTGCATCAAAGTTTATCCAAAAAGTACAAAAGCTAGACCAAGCTGCAAAAAAACAGGGAGTTGGATCAATCGTAATGTCAGGGTTTATCCCTGGGCTATCCGGAGTCATGGTCAAAGAGGCCATTTCAAGCTTTACAGAAATTAAGGAAGTTCATGTTGGGCTTCTGCAAAACACCAATGCTAAAACCGGTGCTTCAGGAATCATCGATATGCTTAAGATCATAAGCCAGGATGTATACACATCCCATGAACTTCACGCTAAAAGTACGGTTCCTGGATTTACTGTAAAAAGAAAAATGGTATTCGAAAAGCGCGTGGATCATGCTAACCCTTCCGTTCAAAGGGAAGTGCGCTTAATAGAACATACAGAAAGACAAGAATTAAAGAAGTGGCTTGGTATTGAACATGTTTACTTTTGGACAGCATGGAACAAAAGCAGCTTCAATATACTGATGTCTGTCTTAAAGCGCATGGGTATTGTAAGCCTGTTGACTCGTCTAAAAAATAGAGCCATTGTTTCAAAAATGTCTAAGCATGATCCTAATCAGCCAGAGCATGCCTATCTTTCAGTAGAGGTACAAGGGTTTGTTAACCGTAAGCCCAAAGTAAAAACAGTAGCTCTCTCTACTTTTTCAGACTATCACACGACAGCAATATTTACAGCAGCATTAGCTATATTAGCGGGGAAACAGGAGATCCTAGGTGTTACATTCCCTTTCCAAGTCGTTGACATGAATAGAATTTTATCTCAAATGCAGGAGAAAGAGATCGTCTTAGAAATGAATATGGAATAG
- a CDS encoding sensor histidine kinase translates to MTKFSNKYIQQRAVTGVFDSINVIGITKMVRITRNMLMLIALIGLIIWLFSFMYFLAPGFDLVTSYLERGEQLRDNGKIIISATLMVLLYTVSELPIFLVAFGVGQQLQRKRGRWLGIAVTLLIIIGSYAFLIIFHKYTLHLLVPFIVTSVYFILVGLLKMDEAKLHNQAAILFQLMMGFQWFEINPSLHSLGFGKSEIVYRIASVIRSMEGEHILSFISLVICIPYLFCSIVTIALLRNHLLRLNELAASKKRDRELQQLRVEAIESRASQEMQTLVHDLKTPLTTIQGLISLVNMRLRPTSNPKLVDYTGKINHSVENLNEMISEILYEDVKRAINLRELMNYTKAQLDLNQKIEYIVEEEEKVIYVNHIRVVRAINNLVQNALEATQSTEKPGVKVKIFYVSSKSIYAKEGVAISVIDNGTGIPRDHLHRVWKERFSTKGTSGLGLGFVKNVAHSHQGWVKVNSVLDKGSAFTMFLPKGGEENDQEENSNY, encoded by the coding sequence TTGACTAAATTTTCAAATAAATATATTCAACAAAGAGCTGTGACAGGGGTGTTTGATTCAATTAACGTTATCGGAATAACTAAGATGGTTCGTATCACTAGAAACATGCTTATGCTTATCGCCCTAATAGGGCTTATTATTTGGCTATTTAGCTTTATGTATTTTTTAGCTCCGGGATTTGACTTGGTGACAAGCTATCTAGAGCGGGGAGAGCAGCTTAGAGATAATGGTAAAATCATTATTTCAGCTACGCTCATGGTCCTTCTCTATACTGTATCTGAGCTGCCTATCTTTTTAGTCGCTTTTGGTGTGGGACAGCAGCTACAAAGGAAGAGGGGAAGATGGCTAGGCATCGCTGTTACCCTTCTTATCATTATAGGCTCTTATGCCTTTCTTATTATTTTCCACAAATACACGCTTCATTTATTGGTTCCCTTCATAGTGACTTCGGTCTATTTTATATTGGTCGGGCTTTTGAAGATGGATGAAGCAAAGCTGCATAATCAAGCGGCAATCCTTTTTCAACTAATGATGGGGTTTCAGTGGTTTGAGATTAATCCTAGCTTACATTCATTGGGCTTTGGAAAAAGTGAAATCGTGTATAGGATTGCTTCAGTTATTCGTTCCATGGAAGGGGAGCATATCCTATCCTTTATTAGCTTAGTGATTTGTATTCCCTATCTATTCTGCTCTATTGTGACCATTGCTTTGCTGAGGAATCATTTGTTACGCTTAAATGAGTTAGCCGCTAGCAAAAAAAGAGATCGAGAGCTCCAGCAATTGCGGGTAGAAGCGATAGAATCTAGAGCAAGTCAGGAGATGCAGACACTTGTTCATGATTTAAAAACACCGTTGACCACCATTCAAGGCTTAATCTCACTGGTGAATATGCGCCTAAGACCAACCTCCAACCCCAAATTGGTGGACTATACAGGGAAAATTAATCATTCCGTGGAAAATTTAAATGAAATGATATCTGAGATTTTATATGAAGATGTAAAAAGAGCGATTAATTTACGAGAGCTCATGAATTACACGAAGGCTCAGTTAGATTTAAACCAGAAAATTGAATATATCGTAGAGGAAGAAGAAAAGGTCATTTACGTTAATCATATTCGGGTAGTCAGGGCCATTAATAACCTAGTTCAAAACGCCCTGGAAGCTACTCAATCTACAGAGAAACCAGGGGTTAAGGTGAAGATATTCTATGTGAGCTCTAAGTCGATTTATGCCAAAGAGGGCGTCGCCATTTCGGTTATTGATAATGGAACGGGGATTCCCCGTGACCATCTACACCGTGTTTGGAAGGAGCGCTTCAGTACAAAGGGCACAAGTGGTTTAGGCTTAGGCTTTGTGAAGAATGTAGCCCACTCTCATCAAGGCTGGGTCAAAGTAAATAGTGTATTGGATAAAGGCTCGGCCTTCACCATGTTTTTACCCAAGGGGGGAGAGGAAAATGACCAAGAAGAAAATTCTAATTATTGA
- a CDS encoding response regulator — protein sequence MTKKKILIIDDDKDTRYTFQEICSFAEWNPILASDGRQGVQLYLSENPDLILIDYHMPEMNGLQTLKTIRQMDQTVPVMVLTVDERQSLADQFLAAGANDFALKPIKAIDMISRIKVHLRMVAMSEQNTKEEESEPQDEGSTVQFESLLSKGISKQTLEVILEYLESEARPITIEQVSEGTGISYATVHRYLNHLLQEGVVKTRMDYGSVGRPKNKYIRE from the coding sequence ATGACCAAGAAGAAAATTCTAATTATTGATGATGACAAGGACACCCGTTATACCTTCCAAGAGATTTGTAGCTTTGCTGAATGGAATCCTATTCTAGCTAGTGATGGCAGGCAGGGCGTGCAGCTCTATTTATCAGAGAATCCAGATCTCATTTTAATTGATTACCACATGCCTGAAATGAACGGGTTACAGACCTTAAAGACGATCCGGCAAATGGATCAGACTGTTCCTGTAATGGTTCTAACTGTGGATGAGAGACAGTCTTTAGCCGATCAGTTTTTAGCGGCGGGAGCTAATGATTTTGCCCTAAAGCCCATAAAGGCGATTGATATGATTTCAAGAATCAAGGTACACTTACGAATGGTAGCGATGAGTGAACAGAACACCAAAGAGGAAGAAAGTGAACCTCAGGATGAGGGTAGCACGGTTCAATTTGAAAGCTTACTAAGCAAAGGGATATCCAAGCAGACTTTAGAGGTTATATTAGAATATTTAGAATCGGAAGCTAGACCTATCACCATTGAGCAGGTTAGTGAGGGAACAGGGATCTCTTATGCCACCGTACATCGTTACTTGAATCATTTACTACAGGAAGGCGTAGTTAAAACACGCATGGATTACGGAAGTGTAGGCAGACCGAAAAATAAATATATTCGTGAATAG
- a CDS encoding ABC transporter substrate-binding protein: MNSKWKKTGWAVWLLALVLVLSACSSDTGTEDADVEHGEVVPDVRIFSSLRDANEANYLAAVDVQKVWEELGISVSLEPQEFNTLINILYSDEQDFDAYTVGWGGRVDRIDPDMFIYSIFHSSNAIAGGNNTTGFMNEAYDRIAEAQRSEMDPDRRQELIHDAQEMLASEAPLLTLYARALYHAYNNERFDNMVMMAGEGMYNEWTPMRATPLTDDKWLKVGSIFDLDTVNPVGAHSTYEWRNLRLIYDKLVRLSPTAEPQPAAAESWEIVDDTTIEVKVREGMSFHDGEPVTAADVKFSYDYYIDWEVGYFMAFLEAIDSVEEVDEYTVRFHLKQPYAPFVGVTMAQIPIIPKHIWENLVEEEGLSHPDEYLNEQAIGSGPFQLDHWRRGQELRASKNPYFYEDIAIDGFIYDIYAQHEGVMTALETRDIDMNAEQFIPAHIERSQQIPHLTVVDAGDIGYQYLSFNMRKPPFDDLAFRQAIAHTVDYDTILDVYLQGYGVKGGAGLVISPDNEFWYKPDVDRPEFDLDAARQILEAAGYTWDDQGRLRLPVE, translated from the coding sequence TTGAATAGCAAATGGAAAAAAACAGGTTGGGCTGTATGGCTTTTAGCTCTAGTTCTAGTCCTCTCTGCATGTAGCAGTGATACCGGAACAGAGGATGCAGATGTAGAACACGGAGAAGTCGTTCCAGATGTCAGAATCTTCAGCTCTTTGCGTGATGCAAATGAAGCAAACTATCTTGCTGCTGTAGATGTTCAGAAGGTTTGGGAGGAGCTAGGGATCAGTGTTAGCCTAGAGCCTCAGGAATTTAATACACTTATCAATATTTTGTACAGTGATGAGCAGGATTTTGACGCCTATACGGTAGGATGGGGAGGTCGTGTTGACCGGATCGATCCAGATATGTTCATTTACTCCATCTTTCACTCTTCTAATGCGATAGCAGGAGGCAATAACACAACGGGATTTATGAACGAGGCCTACGATCGAATTGCGGAAGCACAACGTTCTGAAATGGATCCAGACAGACGGCAAGAGCTCATACATGATGCTCAGGAAATGCTAGCGTCGGAAGCGCCATTACTTACTCTTTACGCTAGAGCGTTGTATCATGCGTATAACAATGAAAGATTCGACAACATGGTAATGATGGCTGGAGAGGGAATGTACAACGAATGGACACCGATGAGAGCCACACCATTGACAGATGATAAATGGCTGAAGGTAGGAAGTATTTTTGACTTGGATACAGTAAACCCGGTAGGTGCACACAGTACCTATGAATGGCGTAACCTTCGTTTGATTTATGACAAGCTGGTTCGTCTTAGCCCAACAGCAGAGCCACAGCCAGCCGCTGCTGAGAGCTGGGAAATTGTCGATGACACAACCATCGAAGTTAAGGTCAGAGAAGGCATGAGCTTCCATGATGGAGAGCCAGTTACAGCTGCCGATGTTAAATTCAGCTATGACTACTATATTGATTGGGAAGTAGGCTATTTTATGGCCTTCTTAGAAGCGATCGACTCTGTTGAAGAGGTTGATGAGTACACGGTTCGTTTCCATTTAAAGCAGCCATATGCCCCATTTGTCGGTGTAACGATGGCTCAGATTCCTATTATACCTAAGCATATCTGGGAGAACCTTGTTGAGGAAGAGGGCTTGTCCCATCCTGATGAGTACTTGAATGAGCAAGCCATTGGAAGTGGTCCTTTCCAGCTTGATCACTGGAGAAGAGGTCAGGAGCTACGTGCTTCAAAAAATCCATACTTTTATGAGGACATCGCTATAGATGGATTTATTTACGATATTTATGCTCAGCACGAAGGGGTTATGACAGCTTTAGAGACGCGAGATATTGATATGAATGCGGAGCAATTTATTCCAGCTCATATTGAGAGATCACAGCAAATTCCTCATTTAACGGTCGTGGATGCTGGAGATATTGGTTACCAATACTTAAGCTTTAATATGCGTAAACCGCCATTTGATGATCTGGCCTTCCGTCAGGCGATCGCTCATACGGTAGATTATGACACGATTCTAGATGTGTATCTACAGGGCTATGGTGTCAAGGGTGGAGCAGGACTTGTTATTAGTCCGGATAATGAATTCTGGTATAAGCCTGATGTGGATAGACCTGAGTTCGATCTTGATGCAGCCCGACAAATCCTTGAGGCTGCTGGATATACATGGGATGATCAAGGCAGATTGCGTTTGCCAGTAGAATAA